The Oxyura jamaicensis isolate SHBP4307 breed ruddy duck chromosome 8, BPBGC_Ojam_1.0, whole genome shotgun sequence genome has a segment encoding these proteins:
- the DR1 gene encoding protein Dr1, protein MASSSGNDDDLTIPRAAINKMIKETLPNVRVANDARELVVNCCTEFIHLISSEANEICNKSEKKTISPEHVIQALESLGFGSYISEVKEVLQECKTVALKRRKASSRLENLGIPEEELLRQQQELFAKARQQQAELAQQEWLQMQQAAQQAQLAAASASASNQAGSSQDEDDEDDI, encoded by the exons ATGGCCTCCTCGTCGGGCAACGACGACGACCTGACCATCCCCCGGGCTGCCATCAACAAGATGATCAAGGAGACGCTGCCCAACGTCCGCGTGGCGAACGACGCCCGGGAGCTGGTGGTGAACTGCTGCACGGAATTCATCCACCTCATCTCTTCCGAGGCCAACGAGATCTGCAACAAGTCCGAAAAGAAGACTATATCCCCCGAGCACGTCATACAAG cacTAGAAAGTTTGGGTTTTGGCTCCTATATCAGCGAAGTAAAAGAAGTCTTACAAGAATGCAAAACAGTAGCactaaagagaagaaaggccAGTTCACGCTTGGAAAACCTCGGCATTCCGGAAGAAGAGCTTCTAAGGCAGCAACAGGAATTATTTGCGAAA GCTAGACAACAGCAAGCAGAACTGGCACAGCAGGAATGGCTACAGATGCAACAAGCAGCTCAACAGGCACAgcttgctgctgcctcagcCAGTGCATCCAATCAGGCAGGATCTTCTCaggatgaagatgatgaagatgatATCTGA
- the LOC118170515 gene encoding retinol dehydrogenase 8-like produces the protein MLSSKDKLMFRDVIGHCRLPFCAVSNAGMGLIGPIECQTIDEMKTVMDTNFFGLVRLLKEILPDMKRRKSGHIVIISSVMGIQGILFNDVYAASKFAVEGFCESLAIQALKFKLQLSLIEPGPVITEFERKVFEDGMKMDLSAADEETAEMFTNIYLKNYKQIFQSLGQSAEDVAEHTVKIILAENPPFRHQTNTLYTPMTTLKYADPNGDLPIDIFYKMVFHHDKIFSASLNFIKLLRWRSRKSFDLGKPSQ, from the exons ATGCTTTCCAGTAAAGATAAGCTAATGTTTAGGGATGTTATTGGTCACTGTCGTCTTCCATTTTGTGCAGTTAGCAATGCTGGAATGGGGCTTATTGGACCAATTGAATGCCAGACCATCGATGAAATGAAAACGGTGATGGATACCAACTTCTTTGGACTGGTTCGACTCCTGAAGGAGATTTTGCCTGAcatgaagaggagaaagagcgGGCATATAGTTATAATAAGCAGTGTTATGGGAATACAAG GTATCTTATTTAATGATGTATATGCTGCATCAAAGTTTGCGGTGGAAGGATTTTGCGAAAGTTTAGCTATACAAGCACTCAAGTTCAAACTGCA GTTAAGTCTGATTGAACCAGGCCCAGTGATAACAgagtttgaaagaaaagtgtttgaaGATGGAATGAAAATGGATCTTTCAGCTGCAGATGAGGAAACAGCTGAGATGTTTACTAATATTTACcttaaaaattacaaacaaaTTTTCCAGAGCCTGGGACAAAGCGCTGAGGATGTTGCAGAG CATACAGTAAAGATAATTCTTGCAGAAAACCCACCTTTTCGCCATCAGACCAACACCTTGTACACTCCAATGACAACTCTAAAATACGCAGATCCAAATGGAGATCTACCCATTGATATATTCTACAAAATGGTTTTTCATCATGACAAAATCTTCAGTGCAAGTCTTAACTTTATCAAATTGCTAAGgtggagaagcagaaagagctTTGACCTGGGAAAACCCTCACAATAA